In Blastopirellula sediminis, the following proteins share a genomic window:
- a CDS encoding phytanoyl-CoA dioxygenase family protein produces MRNEEQLLSDYRRDGVVCLRSFLSPAKVQEIRDEIDRYVRDDLPTRPEDACTREADGQTVRNLWRLERYDDYFRQMAQDETLLEVVALLLGGEPVLLGVETFSKPARVGSGVPWHQDNAYFCQSPPDVLTLWIAIDAVTAENGPVRFIQGSHQLGMLPTVMSGVRGNSIGLAEPPSTEMGKEVPAILAPGDATIHHCQTVHASSPNNTDSSRLALLFVYRAATTETDPTLKSTYAEAVAVTPPA; encoded by the coding sequence ATGCGAAATGAGGAGCAATTGCTTTCCGACTATCGTCGCGACGGGGTCGTTTGTTTGCGTTCTTTCTTGTCCCCGGCGAAAGTGCAGGAGATTCGGGACGAGATTGATCGCTACGTTCGCGACGACCTGCCGACCCGACCGGAGGACGCTTGTACGCGAGAAGCGGACGGGCAAACGGTTCGCAATCTTTGGCGGTTGGAGCGATATGACGACTACTTTCGCCAAATGGCTCAGGATGAGACGCTGCTGGAGGTAGTCGCTCTGCTGCTGGGCGGAGAGCCGGTCCTATTGGGCGTCGAAACCTTCAGCAAGCCGGCGCGCGTCGGTTCCGGCGTTCCCTGGCATCAAGACAACGCCTATTTTTGTCAGTCGCCGCCAGACGTGTTGACCTTATGGATTGCGATCGACGCCGTGACCGCCGAGAATGGGCCAGTTCGATTTATCCAAGGATCGCATCAGTTGGGAATGCTGCCGACGGTGATGTCGGGCGTGCGCGGCAATTCGATCGGCCTGGCCGAACCGCCGTCGACGGAAATGGGGAAGGAAGTTCCAGCGATACTTGCTCCCGGCGACGCGACGATTCATCACTGCCAGACCGTTCATGCGTCGAGCCCGAACAATACCGACAGTTCCCGTCTGGCGTTGTTGTTCGTCTATCGCGCCGCGACGACGGAAACTGACCCCACCCTGAAATCGACCTATGCGGAAGCGGTCGCCGTGACGCCGCCCGCCTGA
- a CDS encoding RidA family protein, whose product MSPREARLQELGYEIEKTTPEGSLVDAVSIVGNIIYASGQVPFDGDQLKFVGKVPSQVSQDDATQAAALCAANVLRAVRKSLGSLEAIERVVRITGYVNSEADFTLQHLVINGASQLVRDVFGEAGRHARTAVGMQQLPLGVSVEVEMILLKKD is encoded by the coding sequence ATGAGTCCAAGAGAAGCTCGCTTGCAGGAGTTGGGATACGAGATCGAAAAGACGACCCCGGAAGGTTCGTTGGTCGACGCCGTTTCGATCGTCGGCAATATTATCTATGCGTCAGGTCAGGTGCCGTTTGACGGAGACCAGCTGAAGTTCGTCGGTAAGGTGCCGTCGCAAGTTTCGCAGGACGATGCGACCCAGGCCGCCGCACTGTGCGCCGCCAATGTCTTGCGGGCCGTTCGCAAGTCGCTCGGTTCGCTCGAAGCGATCGAACGCGTCGTCCGCATCACCGGCTACGTCAACAGCGAAGCGGACTTCACACTACAGCATCTGGTCATCAACGGCGCGTCGCAATTGGTACGCGACGTCTTCGGCGAAGCGGGCCGTCATGCGCGCACGGCGGTCGGCATGCAGCAGTTGCCGCTCGGCGTTAGCGTCGAAGTCGAAATGATCCTGCTGAAGAAGGATTGA
- a CDS encoding D-arabinono-1,4-lactone oxidase, protein MPEIVNFGGNVRFVPAEYVEPADEQELLAVLARHASSKIRVVGSRHSWSDVVVTAGCLINMNRFRSIEIREIDGQTYVTAGAGCQVKQLLAELNRQGLTLPSVGLISEQTISGATATGTHGSGKHSLSHYLSAVRVACFAGEDGAATIVDIEEGDELRAARCSLGCLGVVVAVTLPCVPQYRVAEKATPCETLEETLALEERSPLQQFFFFPHSWKFFAQERAKVDEPKSRSEPIYRIYWFLGIDIGLHLLVKLSAAWLRSRAMVRFLFRHLIPMCLFPKWRVVGRSDQMLIMEHELFRHLELEAFVPDRNLAGALELVRIIVGQASGALEEVPQEWSERFAEAGLTEKFASLKGVFMHHYPICIRKVLQDDTLISMASGDDAAWYAISFITYVRPRDAFFQMATFLAESLALFYEGRIHWGKWFPLEAKQVERMYPHAERFLEITRRFDPHGVFRNDFVEKVLPRRDP, encoded by the coding sequence ATGCCAGAGATCGTCAATTTTGGCGGGAACGTTCGTTTCGTTCCCGCCGAGTATGTGGAGCCTGCCGACGAGCAAGAGCTGTTGGCGGTACTCGCCCGGCATGCGTCGTCCAAGATTCGCGTCGTCGGTTCGCGGCATTCGTGGAGCGACGTCGTCGTCACGGCCGGCTGCCTGATCAATATGAATCGGTTTCGCTCGATCGAGATTCGCGAGATCGATGGTCAGACCTACGTAACGGCCGGAGCCGGATGCCAAGTCAAGCAACTTCTGGCGGAGCTGAATCGGCAGGGGCTGACCTTGCCGTCGGTCGGTCTGATCTCCGAGCAAACGATCTCCGGCGCGACCGCGACCGGGACGCATGGTTCGGGCAAGCATAGTCTGTCGCACTATCTCTCAGCGGTGCGCGTCGCTTGTTTTGCCGGGGAAGATGGCGCCGCGACGATCGTCGACATCGAAGAGGGGGATGAGCTGCGAGCGGCCCGCTGTTCGCTCGGTTGCTTGGGAGTGGTCGTCGCGGTGACGCTCCCCTGCGTGCCGCAGTATCGCGTCGCCGAAAAGGCGACTCCCTGCGAGACGTTGGAAGAAACGCTGGCGCTGGAAGAACGTTCGCCGCTCCAGCAGTTCTTTTTCTTTCCCCACAGCTGGAAGTTCTTCGCTCAAGAGCGGGCGAAAGTGGACGAACCGAAAAGCAGGTCGGAGCCGATCTACCGCATCTATTGGTTCCTGGGGATCGACATTGGTTTGCATTTGCTTGTCAAATTGAGCGCCGCGTGGCTCCGCAGTCGGGCGATGGTGCGGTTTTTGTTTCGCCACCTGATTCCGATGTGCCTGTTTCCGAAATGGCGAGTCGTGGGGCGCAGCGATCAGATGCTGATCATGGAGCACGAACTGTTTCGCCATCTGGAACTGGAGGCGTTCGTTCCGGATCGCAATTTGGCGGGGGCGCTCGAATTAGTGCGAATCATCGTAGGGCAAGCGAGCGGCGCGTTGGAAGAAGTTCCGCAGGAGTGGAGCGAACGCTTTGCGGAAGCGGGGCTGACGGAAAAGTTCGCCAGCCTCAAAGGCGTGTTCATGCATCACTATCCGATTTGCATCCGGAAAGTCTTGCAAGACGACACGCTGATTTCGATGGCGTCTGGCGACGATGCGGCCTGGTATGCGATCAGCTTTATTACCTACGTAAGACCGCGCGACGCCTTCTTTCAGATGGCGACCTTTTTGGCGGAGTCGCTGGCCCTCTTTTACGAAGGGCGAATCCACTGGGGGAAATGGTTTCCGCTCGAGGCCAAACAGGTCGAGCGGATGTATCCGCATGCCGAGAGATTTTTGGAAATCACGCGGCGTTTTGATCCGCACGGCGTCTTCCGCAACGACTTTGTCGAGAAAGTCTTGCCGCGCCGCGATCCGTAG
- a CDS encoding dienelactone hydrolase family protein, translating into MTRKKASEFRQEVLDLYDDYAHGRLSRRDYVRKLGAFAVGGLTVEALMSGLSPNYAWAEEVKPDDPRIKTEMVSYESKDGGGTIKGLLAKPSAGTKFPAVLVIHENRGLNPYIADVARRLAVAGFLAFAPDALTPLGGYPGNDDDGRAMQAKRDQGEMINDFVAAAKWLDARPDSTGKLGVVGFCFGGGMVYQVAIRLPDLVDAGVPFYGRQPDLADVSKIKTPLLIQNAGLDARILEGAPALEKALKENNKMFEAYVYPDVNHGFHNDTTPRYDEAAAKLAWSRTLEFFHKQLDAK; encoded by the coding sequence ATGACCCGCAAGAAAGCCTCCGAGTTTCGCCAGGAAGTTCTCGACTTGTACGACGACTACGCACACGGGCGACTTTCGCGTCGCGACTACGTGCGCAAGTTGGGCGCGTTCGCCGTCGGCGGCCTGACGGTCGAAGCGCTGATGTCAGGCTTGTCTCCCAACTACGCATGGGCTGAAGAAGTCAAACCGGACGATCCGCGAATCAAGACCGAAATGGTCTCGTACGAATCGAAGGACGGGGGCGGTACGATCAAAGGGTTGCTCGCCAAGCCGAGCGCCGGAACGAAATTCCCCGCGGTGCTGGTGATCCACGAAAACCGCGGCCTCAATCCGTATATCGCAGACGTTGCGCGTCGCCTGGCGGTCGCCGGTTTCTTGGCGTTCGCACCCGACGCGCTAACGCCGCTCGGCGGTTATCCCGGCAACGACGACGACGGCCGCGCGATGCAGGCGAAGCGTGATCAAGGAGAGATGATCAACGACTTTGTCGCCGCCGCGAAGTGGCTGGACGCACGTCCTGACTCAACCGGCAAACTGGGCGTGGTCGGCTTCTGCTTTGGGGGCGGCATGGTCTACCAAGTGGCGATCCGACTGCCGGACCTCGTCGACGCCGGTGTGCCGTTCTATGGACGCCAACCTGATTTGGCGGATGTGTCGAAAATCAAAACGCCGCTGTTGATTCAAAATGCCGGTCTCGACGCACGCATCCTGGAAGGCGCCCCGGCGCTTGAAAAGGCGCTGAAAGAGAACAACAAGATGTTCGAAGCGTACGTCTATCCGGACGTCAATCACGGCTTCCACAACGACACCACGCCGCGTTACGACGAAGCGGCCGCCAAGTTGGCCTGGAGCCGCACGCTGGAGTTCTTCCACAAACAGCTTGACGCGAAGTAA
- a CDS encoding error-prone DNA polymerase: MQYAELHCRTNFSFLEAASHPDELVATAQELGYSALAIADRNTLAGVVRANTAAKEHGLKILIGSEIVPLDGPPVVLWAKNRSGYANLCRLITLGRRRAPKGECQLTLEDLAAHTDGLLAGVVPPAEHEHLSPDDLLRYRDIFGSSAYLLAQLFRGPHDQDRIDWLMQLSQQADLPLVAAGGALFHSPQRKPLHDVLTAIRYRTTVALAGQYLQTSGERHLRSRDTIAQLFTRLPHAVERTLEIADACTFRLDELRYEYPEELAPPGMTPIEHLRQLTREGAERRYPDGVPEKVRGLINHELQLIEELRYEPYFLTVWDLMRYARSRGILCQGRGSAANSAVCFCIGVTEVDPDRINVLFERFISRERDEAPDIDVDFEHERREEVLQYVYEKYGRDRAGITAVTITYRPRSAIRDVGKALGLSLDLVDRLAKNADHYRAATDFQQRCKEAGLDGRSEVGQQFLYLVQQLIGFPRHLSQHTGGMVITRGPLHDLVPIENAAMEGRTVVEWNKDDLDDLGILKVDCLALGMLTAIRKCFTLIEGTTGRQYTLANVPAEDPQVYDMICRADTIGVFQIESRAQMSMLPRLRPREFYDLVIEVAIVRPGPIQGDMVHPYLRRRSGEEAPDYPNPAIQAVLEKTLGVPLFQEQCMQLAIVAAGFTPGEADQLRRAMGAWRRPGVIDQFRKKLIDGMAEHGLTGDFAERVFLQIRGFGEYGFPESHAASFALLVYVSAWLKRHYPAHFCAAVINSQPMGFYAPAQLIQDARNHEVAILPIDVNHSDWDCTIEQGALRLGMRMIGGLQQGAAVAISAARQAGEFRSLTDFARRTALPQAQILQLAEADALRSLNDVRRDALWGALGVEPRMRQKTLFDDVAPPTEPIARLPQMSPEEEVHADYRTTGLSLRAHPLSFHREGLNELGIVSTAELARLPNNAAVKVAGIVLLRQRPSTAKGITFVTIEDETGVANLVVHYKTWERFRQITRHSQAWIVHGKVETKDSVIHVLVRRLEDMTVRLRALPVKSRDFR, from the coding sequence ATGCAATACGCCGAGCTTCATTGCCGCACCAACTTTTCCTTCCTCGAAGCGGCGTCCCATCCCGACGAACTGGTCGCGACGGCGCAAGAATTGGGATACTCCGCCCTGGCGATCGCCGATCGCAACACCTTGGCCGGAGTGGTCCGGGCCAACACCGCCGCCAAAGAGCATGGCTTAAAAATCTTGATCGGCAGCGAGATCGTGCCGCTCGACGGTCCGCCGGTTGTGTTGTGGGCGAAAAACCGGAGCGGCTACGCCAATCTTTGCCGGCTGATCACCCTTGGGCGACGTCGTGCGCCGAAAGGAGAATGTCAGCTCACGCTCGAGGATCTCGCTGCTCACACCGACGGTTTACTGGCCGGCGTCGTCCCTCCCGCCGAACACGAACATCTTTCCCCCGACGATCTACTCCGCTATCGCGACATCTTCGGCTCGTCCGCCTATCTGCTGGCCCAACTCTTTCGCGGTCCGCATGATCAAGATCGGATCGATTGGCTCATGCAACTTTCGCAGCAAGCGGACCTGCCGCTGGTCGCCGCCGGAGGCGCCCTCTTTCATTCGCCGCAGCGGAAACCGCTCCATGACGTGCTGACCGCGATTCGTTACCGGACTACCGTCGCCTTGGCAGGCCAATACTTGCAAACCAGCGGCGAGCGTCATTTACGCAGCCGCGACACGATCGCGCAGCTCTTCACTCGTCTGCCGCACGCCGTGGAACGGACGCTCGAAATTGCGGACGCTTGTACGTTTCGACTTGATGAGCTGCGCTACGAATACCCGGAAGAGCTTGCGCCCCCTGGCATGACGCCGATCGAGCATCTGCGACAATTGACCAGGGAAGGCGCCGAGCGACGCTATCCCGATGGCGTTCCCGAGAAAGTCCGCGGCCTGATCAATCACGAACTGCAACTGATTGAAGAGCTGCGCTACGAACCTTATTTTCTGACCGTCTGGGATTTGATGCGGTACGCGCGGTCGCGCGGCATCCTGTGCCAGGGACGCGGTTCGGCCGCCAACTCGGCGGTCTGCTTTTGCATCGGCGTGACCGAGGTCGATCCCGATCGGATCAATGTGCTGTTCGAGCGGTTCATCAGTCGCGAACGAGACGAGGCGCCAGACATTGACGTCGACTTCGAGCATGAGCGCCGCGAAGAGGTGCTGCAGTACGTCTATGAAAAATATGGTCGCGATCGGGCCGGCATCACCGCCGTGACGATCACCTATCGCCCCCGCTCGGCAATTCGGGACGTCGGCAAGGCGCTCGGGCTGTCGCTCGACCTGGTCGATCGCTTGGCGAAGAACGCCGATCACTATCGTGCGGCGACCGACTTTCAGCAGCGGTGCAAAGAGGCGGGCCTCGACGGGCGAAGCGAAGTGGGCCAGCAGTTTCTTTACTTGGTGCAGCAGTTGATCGGCTTTCCACGGCATCTGTCGCAACATACCGGCGGCATGGTGATCACCCGCGGTCCGCTGCATGATCTGGTTCCAATCGAAAACGCCGCGATGGAAGGGCGAACGGTGGTCGAGTGGAACAAGGATGACCTCGACGATCTTGGCATTTTGAAAGTCGATTGCCTCGCGCTTGGCATGCTGACGGCGATTCGCAAATGCTTCACGCTGATCGAAGGAACGACCGGGCGGCAATATACGCTCGCCAACGTACCGGCCGAAGATCCGCAAGTTTATGACATGATCTGCCGCGCCGACACGATCGGCGTCTTTCAGATCGAATCGCGCGCGCAGATGTCGATGCTGCCGCGACTGCGACCACGCGAGTTTTACGATTTGGTGATCGAAGTCGCCATCGTTCGTCCCGGGCCGATCCAAGGGGACATGGTGCATCCTTATCTCCGGCGGCGATCGGGCGAAGAAGCGCCGGACTATCCCAATCCCGCGATCCAGGCGGTCCTTGAGAAAACGCTCGGCGTGCCTCTCTTTCAGGAACAGTGCATGCAGTTGGCGATCGTCGCGGCCGGGTTCACGCCGGGGGAAGCGGATCAGCTGCGCCGCGCGATGGGCGCCTGGCGACGTCCTGGCGTGATTGATCAGTTTCGTAAAAAGTTGATCGACGGGATGGCCGAGCATGGCCTGACCGGCGACTTCGCCGAGCGGGTCTTTCTTCAGATCCGCGGTTTCGGCGAATATGGTTTTCCCGAGTCGCATGCCGCCAGCTTCGCGCTGCTGGTTTACGTCAGTGCCTGGCTCAAGCGTCATTACCCGGCGCATTTCTGCGCGGCCGTGATCAACAGCCAGCCAATGGGCTTTTATGCGCCGGCGCAACTGATTCAAGATGCCCGCAACCATGAGGTCGCCATCCTGCCGATCGACGTGAATCATAGCGACTGGGACTGCACGATCGAGCAAGGCGCGTTACGACTCGGCATGCGGATGATCGGCGGTCTGCAGCAAGGAGCGGCAGTTGCAATTTCGGCCGCTCGCCAGGCAGGAGAGTTCCGCTCGCTAACTGATTTCGCACGACGAACGGCGCTGCCGCAAGCGCAGATCCTGCAACTGGCCGAAGCCGATGCGCTCCGCAGCTTGAACGACGTTCGCCGTGATGCGTTATGGGGCGCACTTGGCGTCGAACCGCGAATGCGGCAAAAGACGTTGTTCGATGACGTGGCGCCGCCGACCGAACCCATTGCCCGCTTACCGCAGATGTCGCCGGAAGAAGAAGTGCACGCCGACTATCGGACGACCGGGCTCTCGCTGCGCGCTCATCCGCTATCGTTTCATCGCGAAGGGCTCAACGAACTGGGAATCGTGTCCACGGCGGAACTGGCCCGCCTGCCGAATAACGCAGCGGTCAAAGTCGCCGGCATCGTGCTACTGCGGCAACGTCCCAGCACCGCCAAAGGGATCACCTTCGTCACGATCGAAGACGAAACCGGCGTCGCCAACCTGGTGGTGCACTACAAAACGTGGGAACGCTTCCGGCAGATCACTCGGCATTCGCAGGCCTGGATCGTGCATGGCAAAGTCGAAACCAAAGACAGCGTGATCCACGTCTTGGTCCGCCGTTTGGAGGATATGACGGTCCGTCTGCGGGCGCTGCCGGTGAAATCTCGCGATTTTCGTTAG
- a CDS encoding Y-family DNA polymerase, with amino-acid sequence MNRPASSPLTPTRRILCLWFPEWPVQRLIAAQPELATSLVIVASENHRGQFVYACNRIARQRGVRRGMPISEARSLAQRSDRLAIEPWQADADRQSLQQVALWCERFSFCVGLEEEEAPECLLLDVTGIAHFFDDEASLALQLRHALQKRRLEGRIAIADSLGRAWGAAHCLAHADREAVIAAGQSLDQLPLPALRLPETALTKLQRLGIYTIGELRGLDRASLAKRFGTQVLLRLDQWSGQLPELITPCRPLPKFQVERRLEVGITQTAAIERIWTSLLTRLLHMLRPRHLGLQGILFLALQEDRRRWEKSLRLCAATADERHLQELLRLKLETWRLTAPLVEMSLTALDVTPLAAAQQDWLRGESQDDARQLSTLINRLSSRLGEELVSRARLLPDPVPEYSTGDCSLQEQEAIATAPFVQPFQPLDRPTALFREPRPLDVVAVLPDGPPSVLFWKHLRFDVADCWGPERIESRWWRQAYVRRDYYWIETTGGARLWIFRRLQDARWFWQGELL; translated from the coding sequence ATGAATCGGCCAGCCTCCTCTCCACTAACCCCCACGCGACGAATCCTTTGTCTCTGGTTTCCTGAGTGGCCGGTCCAGCGGTTGATCGCCGCGCAGCCGGAGCTTGCCACTTCGCTGGTGATCGTCGCCAGCGAAAACCACCGAGGCCAGTTCGTCTATGCCTGCAATCGGATCGCCCGGCAACGCGGCGTCCGCCGCGGCATGCCGATATCGGAAGCCCGGTCTCTCGCGCAGCGGAGCGATCGCCTAGCCATTGAGCCGTGGCAAGCCGACGCCGACCGGCAGAGCTTGCAACAAGTCGCGTTGTGGTGCGAACGCTTCAGCTTTTGCGTCGGCCTGGAAGAGGAGGAAGCGCCGGAGTGTTTGCTGCTGGACGTCACCGGCATCGCGCACTTTTTTGACGACGAGGCGTCGCTGGCCCTGCAGCTGCGTCATGCGCTGCAAAAGCGCCGCCTGGAAGGACGCATCGCGATCGCCGATTCGCTGGGTCGCGCTTGGGGCGCCGCTCATTGCTTGGCGCATGCCGATCGCGAAGCGGTGATCGCTGCAGGACAATCGCTCGATCAACTGCCGCTCCCGGCGCTCCGTTTGCCGGAAACGGCGCTAACGAAGCTGCAACGTCTCGGCATCTATACAATCGGCGAGTTACGCGGGCTCGATCGCGCTTCGCTCGCCAAGCGTTTCGGTACGCAGGTCTTGTTGCGACTCGATCAGTGGAGCGGCCAACTGCCGGAGTTGATCACTCCCTGCCGCCCTCTTCCCAAGTTTCAGGTGGAGCGCCGCCTGGAAGTTGGAATCACGCAAACGGCGGCGATCGAGCGGATTTGGACGTCGCTGCTGACGCGGCTCCTCCACATGCTACGTCCCCGGCATCTGGGGCTGCAGGGGATTTTGTTTCTCGCGCTGCAGGAAGATCGTCGCCGCTGGGAAAAGTCGCTGCGCCTTTGTGCGGCGACCGCGGATGAGCGGCACTTGCAAGAGTTGTTGCGACTGAAGCTGGAAACGTGGCGACTGACGGCGCCGCTGGTAGAGATGTCGCTTACAGCGCTCGACGTTACGCCGCTGGCCGCCGCGCAGCAAGATTGGCTACGGGGAGAATCGCAAGACGATGCGCGGCAATTGTCGACGCTGATCAATCGGCTCAGCAGTCGCTTGGGAGAAGAGTTGGTGTCGCGGGCTCGGCTCCTGCCTGATCCGGTGCCGGAATACTCGACCGGCGATTGCAGTTTGCAGGAACAAGAGGCGATCGCTACCGCCCCTTTCGTGCAACCGTTTCAACCGCTCGATCGTCCCACGGCATTATTTCGCGAACCTCGTCCGCTCGACGTCGTAGCAGTTCTGCCGGATGGTCCGCCGAGCGTTCTCTTCTGGAAGCATCTGCGGTTCGACGTCGCCGATTGTTGGGGGCCGGAGCGGATCGAATCGCGGTGGTGGCGGCAAGCGTACGTCCGCCGCGATTACTACTGGATCGAAACGACCGGCGGAGCGCGACTCTGGATCTTCCGGCGTTTGCAGGATGCACGTTGGTTCTGGCAAGGAGAATTGCTGTAG
- a CDS encoding ImuA family protein: MMDMPTETRLETIAQLQRQIGVCERGAWGAAEVVSTGCTAVDQLLPGGGVRRGGLIEWIAQTHGGGAGTLSLIAARQVCPAEKTVVIIDAERRIAPAALANLGFDLSKVWIVRPQTKQEAWWTGEEALRCAAVGLVWADIQHLPTTQFRRWQLAVEASQGVGFLLRPELALRHTSWADARLLVRSVRSRDASPTYQVESVYSQGRTSRSKAGVQINRFTGMVHESASLLSTNPHATNPLSLVS; this comes from the coding sequence ATGATGGACATGCCCACCGAAACGCGTCTGGAAACGATCGCCCAACTGCAGCGGCAGATTGGGGTTTGCGAACGTGGAGCGTGGGGCGCCGCTGAAGTAGTTTCGACCGGATGTACGGCGGTTGATCAACTTTTACCAGGCGGGGGAGTCCGACGAGGCGGTCTGATCGAATGGATTGCTCAGACGCATGGCGGCGGCGCCGGGACCTTGTCGCTGATCGCAGCCCGCCAGGTTTGCCCGGCCGAAAAAACGGTGGTGATCATCGACGCCGAGCGACGAATTGCGCCGGCGGCGCTGGCCAATTTAGGTTTCGATCTGTCGAAAGTATGGATCGTGCGTCCTCAAACGAAGCAGGAGGCTTGGTGGACAGGCGAAGAAGCGCTGCGTTGTGCGGCGGTCGGTCTCGTATGGGCCGATATCCAACATTTACCGACCACGCAATTTCGCCGTTGGCAGCTAGCGGTCGAAGCGTCGCAGGGAGTCGGTTTTCTCTTGCGCCCCGAATTGGCGCTGCGCCACACCTCCTGGGCCGACGCCCGGTTGTTGGTCCGCAGCGTCAGGTCGCGCGACGCCTCTCCAACTTACCAGGTGGAAAGCGTCTACAGTCAGGGACGAACTTCACGCTCCAAGGCTGGCGTTCAGATCAACCGATTTACGGGGATGGTGCATGAATCGGCCAGCCTCCTCTCCACTAACCCCCACGCGACGAATCCTTTGTCTCTGGTTTCCTGA
- a CDS encoding SOS response-associated peptidase: MCGRYTLRSRLNRVLDQFAVETADFEWEPRYNIAPTQTAPVLLFEEGERTVQPLRWGLIPSWAKEASIGARMINARGETVAEKPSFRAAFKRRRCLVPADGYYEWKKEGTAKLPCFFHQADDQPFAMAGLWEEWTGEIKGETKPWRTFTIITTAANAQSAPIHDRMPLILGEEEWDLWLDPEFEDKQKLQAMIEPLADEEFFEIDRVSTKVNSPRNDSAECVAPVG; encoded by the coding sequence ATGTGCGGACGGTACACGCTGCGAAGTCGCCTGAACCGGGTCCTGGATCAATTCGCGGTCGAAACGGCCGATTTCGAGTGGGAGCCGCGCTACAACATCGCCCCCACGCAAACCGCCCCGGTCCTGTTGTTCGAGGAAGGGGAGCGAACCGTGCAGCCGCTTCGCTGGGGACTGATACCGAGCTGGGCGAAAGAGGCGTCGATCGGCGCTCGCATGATCAACGCCCGGGGTGAAACGGTCGCCGAGAAGCCGTCGTTCCGCGCGGCGTTCAAACGTCGCCGCTGCCTGGTCCCGGCCGACGGTTACTACGAATGGAAAAAGGAAGGGACCGCGAAGCTGCCTTGCTTCTTTCACCAAGCCGACGACCAACCGTTCGCCATGGCGGGACTGTGGGAAGAGTGGACCGGCGAGATCAAAGGCGAAACGAAGCCATGGCGAACCTTCACCATCATCACCACCGCCGCCAACGCGCAGTCAGCGCCGATTCATGATCGCATGCCGCTGATCCTGGGCGAAGAGGAGTGGGACCTCTGGCTCGATCCCGAGTTTGAAGACAAGCAAAAGCTACAAGCGATGATCGAGCCGCTCGCCGATGAAGAGTTCTTTGAAATTGATCGCGTCAGCACAAAGGTGAACTCACCGCGGAATGATTCGGCCGAGTGCGTTGCGCCGGTTGGTTAG
- the prfH gene encoding peptide chain release factor H, translating to MNWLQLTSGQGPVECQRFVAHLAEEILRDAAAHDLDGGLIGSGVGERRDTLLSALLSLEGENLPLFVDRWVGTHKWICPSPYRANHKRKNWYAGVRNIAPPETPAWSPSELRIDTMRSSGPGGQHVNKTSSAVRITHLPSGISVVAQEERSQHRNRALAFARLAKIFEQAEQGAADEKQKELWSEHWSLERGNEVRIYRGPNFTLD from the coding sequence ATGAACTGGCTGCAACTAACATCGGGACAAGGCCCCGTCGAGTGCCAGCGATTTGTCGCGCACCTCGCCGAGGAGATCCTGCGCGATGCGGCGGCGCATGATCTGGATGGAGGCCTGATCGGCAGCGGCGTAGGTGAACGGCGCGATACGCTATTGTCAGCGCTGCTCAGCCTGGAAGGAGAAAACCTGCCCCTCTTCGTCGATCGTTGGGTTGGAACGCACAAGTGGATCTGCCCCAGTCCCTATCGCGCGAATCACAAACGAAAAAACTGGTACGCCGGCGTACGGAACATCGCCCCGCCGGAGACGCCTGCATGGTCCCCCAGTGAGTTGCGAATCGACACGATGCGCAGTTCCGGTCCCGGCGGACAGCATGTAAACAAAACCAGCTCGGCCGTTCGCATCACGCATTTGCCCAGCGGCATTTCAGTCGTCGCCCAGGAAGAACGATCGCAACATCGTAACCGAGCGCTGGCGTTCGCCCGATTGGCGAAGATCTTCGAGCAAGCCGAGCAAGGCGCCGCCGACGAAAAGCAGAAAGAGTTGTGGTCGGAACATTGGAGCCTGGAACGCGGCAACGAAGTCCGGATCTACCGGGGGCCTAATTTTACGCTCGACTAG